A genomic segment from Gorilla gorilla gorilla isolate KB3781 chromosome 3, NHGRI_mGorGor1-v2.1_pri, whole genome shotgun sequence encodes:
- the LOC134758245 gene encoding putative double homeobox protein 2, which yields MALLTPSDGTLPAEARGRGRRRRLVWTPSQSEAQRACFERNPYPGIATRERLAKAISIPEPRVQIWFQNERSLQLRQHWRESRPWPGRSGPQ from the coding sequence ATGGCCCTCCTGACACCTTCAGACGGCACACTCCCCGCGGAAGCCCGCGGACGGGGACGGCGAAGGAGACTCGTTTGGACCCCGAGCCAAAGCGAGGCCCAGCGAGCCTGCTTTGAGCGGAACCCGTACCCAGGCATCGCCACCAGAGAACGGCTGGCCAAGGCCATCAGCATTCCGGAGCCCAGGGTCcagatttggtttcagaatgAGAGGTCACTCCAGCTGAGGCAGCACTGGCGGGAATCTCGGCCCTGGCCCGGGAGAAGCGGCCCGCAATAA